A genomic region of Mesorhizobium sp. NZP2077 contains the following coding sequences:
- a CDS encoding helix-turn-helix transcriptional regulator — protein sequence MDAPSHSAEDSRRRELGAFLRSRRERLTPSATGITTGLRRRTPGLRREEVAMIAGVGTTWYTWLEQGRDVRPSVEVLTALCGALRLDAAEKRHLFTLAGRQQPERRRIAAGKVEGPLLHMLQSLVLQPAYVVGPRWDVLAWNDGAVAIFGDYGLLEGDARNIIHGVFTDPHRRHLLVDWEQLARATLAAFRAESAKYVGDPDFERLIALMMRSSPEFREWWPQRDVVHRLSGMKHLRHPIAGAMVFEHMSLSIDDGSDMKLIVYTPLAEQNSIAKLQSLLDALPAERRSA from the coding sequence ATGGATGCTCCCTCTCATTCCGCCGAAGACAGCCGCCGGCGCGAACTCGGTGCTTTCCTGCGCTCGCGCCGCGAAAGGCTGACGCCCTCGGCAACCGGAATCACGACTGGTCTCAGGCGGCGCACGCCGGGCCTGCGTCGTGAGGAGGTGGCGATGATCGCCGGCGTCGGCACCACCTGGTACACCTGGCTGGAACAGGGCAGGGATGTGCGCCCTTCCGTGGAGGTGCTGACGGCGCTGTGCGGGGCGCTGCGCCTCGACGCCGCCGAGAAGCGGCATCTGTTCACGCTTGCCGGCCGCCAGCAGCCGGAGCGGCGGCGCATCGCGGCTGGAAAGGTCGAAGGTCCCCTGCTGCATATGCTGCAAAGCCTTGTCCTGCAGCCCGCCTATGTCGTCGGCCCGCGTTGGGACGTGCTGGCCTGGAATGACGGGGCCGTTGCCATTTTCGGCGATTACGGTCTGTTGGAGGGCGACGCCCGCAACATCATCCACGGCGTGTTTACCGACCCGCACCGGCGGCATTTGCTGGTCGACTGGGAGCAGCTGGCACGTGCAACCCTTGCCGCGTTCCGGGCTGAGAGCGCGAAATATGTCGGCGATCCGGATTTCGAGCGGCTGATCGCGCTGATGATGCGCTCAAGTCCCGAGTTCCGTGAATGGTGGCCGCAGCGCGATGTGGTGCACCGCCTGTCCGGCATGAAGCATCTGCGCCACCCGATCGCCGGCGCGATGGTGTTCGAGCATATGAGCCTGTCGATCGATGACGGCTCGGACATGAAGCTGATCGTCTACACGCCGCTCGCCGAGCAGAACTCGATTGCCAAGCTGCAGTCCTTGCTGGACGCGCTGCCGGCCGAGCGGCGCAGCGCCTGA